In Rhodamnia argentea isolate NSW1041297 chromosome 4, ASM2092103v1, whole genome shotgun sequence, the following proteins share a genomic window:
- the LOC115740629 gene encoding uncharacterized protein LOC115740629 produces MLDGLLGRGFASKCKSLIKMTQSRIYVIRRKRQATQKFLKKDMADLLVNGLDINAYGRAEGLLVELTLSSCYDFVELCCEFLLKHMSTIQKQSECPEECREAVSSLMFAAARISDLPELRDLRNIFQKRYENSLDCFINQEFSNKLSGNPSTLEKKVKLMQDIASEFSIRWDSRAFQQQMSRTSLTVQEQPKDHGLLSHATDYSKLTNAKYIPLKGEKLNFPPKQSFEEVDEGQRSRNNMEANGFRRNGLNPQPKLESTSNKWNESKDVVISRKDDHVTQQGRPGLASYETEEGTSLKQVKSVASSHGRRHKDSNGTPRGRVGHGSYKIEEDSSREPMKSGASSHERGYKDTDGGLKHHNRRERTVLEREHRDVSLHWNQGTLPNSAGTYIKTDVKGAPSVNDNNGNEDHAANSLRKAKGEEIERPYCKSPLPPPYVKPNGKPPKDGKYGSNSESIFEGSKVPSTPKTEIPGPFFQKVRLDCPDDRRKDVGPARVTSHGDNKLFPDQDNMPGYPIPKPKSVRRKHSKSRSAHDEINYEDAHTGRRPSRSRRKDDSRRGLQILFDDECDQKDEEERIIDKLLMHYSKKPSAHEPGKVRRKSRSRHAHGSGTDIGGSPVDSNRPKYDEDSEIVSLPPRSVSLPREQRTAPSEPAKVFARATSFQPDRPNPARHVHPNLPDYDDLAARLAALRGS; encoded by the exons ATGCTGGACGGCTTGCTCGGTCGCGGCTTTGCCTCCAAGTG TAAATCGTTGATTAAGATGACGCAGTCGAGGATCTATGTCATACGGAGGAAGAGGCAGGCGACACAGAAGTTCCTGAAGAAGGATATGGCCGATCTCCTCGTTAATGGCCTCGATATCAACGCTTACGGACGG GCCGAAGGACTTCTGGTTGAATTGACACTCTCATCATGCTATGATTTTGTCGAGCTTTGTTGTGAGTTCTTGTTGAAGCACATGTCAACAATCCAAAAACAGAG TGAATGCCCAGAGGAATGTCGAGAAGCTGTATCCTCGCTGATGTTTGCTGCTGCAAGAATTTCTGATTTGCCAGAGTTGCGTGACCTTAGgaacattttccaaaagagaTACGAAAATTCCTTGGACTGTTTCATAAATCAAGAG TTTTCCAATAAATTATCTGGAAACCCTTCTACACTGGAAAAGAAAGTTAAGCTAATGCAAGACATAGCATCAGAGTTTTCAATAAGGTGGGATTCAAGGGCTTTTCAACAACAAATGTCCAGAACCTCTTTGACTGTCCAG GAACAACCTAAAGATCACGGACTTCTTTCCCATGCTACTGATTATTCTAAATTAACGAATGCCAAGTATATACCTTTAAAAGGAGAGAAGCTGAATTTCCCCCCAAAGCAAAGTTTTGAAGAAGTGGATGAAGGGCAGAGATCCCGCAATAATATGGAAGCCAATGGCTTTAGAAGAAATGGCCTCAATCCTCAACCAAAGCTTGAATCAACCAGCAACAAGTGGAATGAGTCCAAGGACGTTGTTATCTCGAGGAAAGATGATCATGTTACCCAACAAGGAAGGCCTGGTCTAGCCTCTTATGAAACTGAGGAGGGTACTAGCTTGAAACAAGTTAAATCCGTTGCTTCATCTCATGGAAGACGGCATAAGGACAGTAATGGTACTCCACGAGGAAGGGTTGGTCACGGCTCTTACAAAATTGAGGAGGATAGTAGCCGAGAACCAATGAAATCCGGCGCTTCATCTCATGAAAGAGGATATAAAGACACTGATGGTGGATTGAAGCACCACAACAGAAGGGAGAGAACTGTTCTAGAAAGGGAGCACAGGGATGTTTCACTCCACTGGAATCAAGGCACACTGCCTAATTCTGCCGGAACCTACATAAAGACTGATGTTAAGGGTGCCCCATCTGTGAATGACAATAATGGCAATGAAGACCATGCTGCTAACTCATTGAGAAAGGCCAAGGGAGAAGAAATAGAAAGGCCCTACTGCAAAAGTCCCCTGCCACCTCCTTATGTTAAGCCAAATGGTAAACCTCCGAAGGATGGCAAGTATGGATCCAACTCGGAGTCTATTTTTGAAGGCTCGAAAGTTCCTTCGACACCTAAAACCGAAATTCCTGGTCCATTTTTTCAGAAAGTCCGTTTAGATTGTCCTGATGATCGGCGAAAGGACGTTGGGCCTGCAAGAGTGACAAGTCATGGTGATAATAAACTGTTCCCTGACCAAGATAACATGCCTGGTTATCCCATCCCAAAACCAAAATCCGTTAGGAGGAAACATTCAAAATCACGATCTGCTCATGACGAGATTAATTACGAGGATGCTCATACTGGAAGAAGACCATCGAGGAGTAGGAGAAAAGATGATTCAAGACGTGGCCTGCAGATACTGTTTGATGATGAATGTGACCAGAAAGATGAGGAGGAAAGGATCATTGACAAGCTGTTGATGCACTACAGTAAGAAACCTTCTGCCCATGAACCTGGAAAAGTGAGAAGAAAGAGTAGAAGCCGTCATGCCCATGGTTCGGGAACTGATATTGGTGGATCCCCAGTTGATAGTAACAGGCCTAAGTACGATGAGGATTCGGAAATTGTTTCACTTCCTCCACGATCAGTGTCCCTCCCGCGTGAACAAAGAACAGCCCCATCAGAGCCAGCCAAGGTTTTTGCTCGTGCCACTTCATTTCAGCCTGACAGACCCAACCCGGCTCGGCACGTGCACCCGAACTTGCCAGATTATGATGATTTGGCAGCTCGACTTGCAGCCTTAAGAGGAAGTTAA
- the LOC115740631 gene encoding uncharacterized protein LOC115740631 encodes MKGTTQVIMGATLVMAGSLAIVLGLVLVLLAELYCSLLLRRRRLQKTAATSDALAPAPPAASPSSYPLPRASLLSSFYAHGVLDAPRSLLFPAVTRDLSRTEPKLSPRQIGLATGSSPSFASVSLTQHVEDFPVRGSYNHGNASEHLVYISNPIYDNNMNHQNRPVSTPFETPDSSPSRLEAGPSSGDDDEDSEEAEPSSRQSPVTPPLTPMKKLPAQACSVPLGDAGSLCTSGSDSHTHSNNGLSFSSTGTPSTSPSW; translated from the coding sequence atgaagggGACGACGCAGGTAATTATGGGAGCTACACTGGTAATGGCAGGAAGCCTCGCCATCGTGTTGGGCCTTGTCCTGGTTCTTCTAGCCGAGCTCTACTGCTCCCTTCTGCTTCGCCGGCGCAGGCTCCAGAAAACCGCCGCCACCTCCGACGCCCTGGCCCCCGCCCCTCCCGCCGCTAGCCCCTCTTCCTATCCTCTGCCACGCGCTTCTCTTCTCAGCAGCTTCTACGCGCATGGCGTCCTCGACGCCCCCCGGAGCCTCCTGTTCCCCGCAGTTACCCGCGACTTAAGCCGAACAGAGCCGAAGCTGAGTCCCCGCCAAATCGGTCTCGCCACAGGTTCTTCTCCGAGTTTCGCCTCCGTTAGCCTGACGCAGCATGTCGAGGACTTTCCCGTGCGAGGAAGTTACAACCACGGGAATGCATCGGAACATTTGGTGTACATATCGAACCCCATCTACGACAATAACATGAACCACCAGAATCGACCAGTGAGCACTCCATTTGAGACTCCCGACTCGTCGCCGTCGAGGTTAGAGGCCGGGCCTTCCTCCGGTGACGATGACGAGGACTCGGAAGAGGCAGAACCATCATCTCGACAGAGTCCCGTCACTCCTCCACTGACCCCAATGAAGAAACTTCCCGCTCAGGCCTGCTCTGTTCCATTGGGAGATGCAGGGTCTCTGTGCACATCAGGGAGCGATTCTCATACACACAGCAACAACGGCCTCTCATTCTCATCCACAGGAACCCCATCTACTTCTCCTTCATGGTAG
- the LOC115740707 gene encoding ras-related protein RHN1-like isoform X1: MARAGNKNIQAKLVLLGDMGAGKTSLVLRFVKGQFHEYQESTIGAAFFTQVLSLNEATVKFDIWDTAGQERYHSLAPMYYRGAAAAVVVYDLTSMDSFQRAKKWVQELQRQAGNPKLIMFLVANKADLNEKRQVHNEEGEQYAKENGLSFLETSAKTAQNVNELFYEIAKRVAKATPSRPTGMKLQRQESRRSLFCCSV, encoded by the exons ATGGCCCGAGCAGGGAACAAGAACATACAAGCCAAGCTG GTACTTCTCGGGGACATGGGAGCTGGAAAAACGAGTCTGGTACTGAGATTTGTCAAAGGCCAATTCCATGAGTACCAG GAATCCACTATCGGCGCAGCCTTCTTTACTCAGGTCTTGTCACTGAACGAAGCGACCGTGAAGTTTGATATATGGGATACTGCTGGGCAGGAAAGATATCACAGCTTGGCTCCAATGTACTATCGAGGTGCTGCTGCGGCTGTCGTTGTCTATGACCTTACTAGCATG GACTCATTTCAACGGGCCAAAAAATGGGTTCAAGAATTGCAGAGACAAG CAGGGAATCCCAAGTTAATAATGTTCCTGGTGGCAAACAAGGCAGACCtgaatgagaagaggcaagtgCATAATGAG GAAGGCGAGCAATATGCTAAGGAAAATGGTTTGTCTTTTCTTGAAACATCAGCAAAGACTGCACAGAATGTCAATGAGCTTTTCTATGAGATAG CAAAGAGAGTTGCAAAAGCTACTCCTTCACGACCGACTGGAATGAAGCTGCAGAGACAAGAAAGTCGAAGAAGCTTATTTTGTTGCTCGGTGTGA
- the LOC115740707 gene encoding ras-related protein RHN1-like isoform X3, translating to MGAGKTSLVLRFVKGQFHEYQESTIGAAFFTQVLSLNEATVKFDIWDTAGQERYHSLAPMYYRGAAAAVVVYDLTSMDSFQRAKKWVQELQRQAGNPKLIMFLVANKADLNEKRQVHNEEGEQYAKENGLSFLETSAKTAQNVNELFYEIAKRVAKATPSRPTGMKLQRQESRRSLFCCSV from the exons ATGGGAGCTGGAAAAACGAGTCTGGTACTGAGATTTGTCAAAGGCCAATTCCATGAGTACCAG GAATCCACTATCGGCGCAGCCTTCTTTACTCAGGTCTTGTCACTGAACGAAGCGACCGTGAAGTTTGATATATGGGATACTGCTGGGCAGGAAAGATATCACAGCTTGGCTCCAATGTACTATCGAGGTGCTGCTGCGGCTGTCGTTGTCTATGACCTTACTAGCATG GACTCATTTCAACGGGCCAAAAAATGGGTTCAAGAATTGCAGAGACAAG CAGGGAATCCCAAGTTAATAATGTTCCTGGTGGCAAACAAGGCAGACCtgaatgagaagaggcaagtgCATAATGAG GAAGGCGAGCAATATGCTAAGGAAAATGGTTTGTCTTTTCTTGAAACATCAGCAAAGACTGCACAGAATGTCAATGAGCTTTTCTATGAGATAG CAAAGAGAGTTGCAAAAGCTACTCCTTCACGACCGACTGGAATGAAGCTGCAGAGACAAGAAAGTCGAAGAAGCTTATTTTGTTGCTCGGTGTGA
- the LOC115740707 gene encoding ras-related protein RHN1-like isoform X2, with protein MARAGNKNIQAKLVLLGDMGAGKTSLVLRFVKGQFHEYQESTIGAAFFTQVLSLNEATVKFDIWDTAGQERYHSLAPMYYRGAAAAVVVYDLTSMDSFQRAKKWVQELQRQGNPKLIMFLVANKADLNEKRQVHNEEGEQYAKENGLSFLETSAKTAQNVNELFYEIAKRVAKATPSRPTGMKLQRQESRRSLFCCSV; from the exons ATGGCCCGAGCAGGGAACAAGAACATACAAGCCAAGCTG GTACTTCTCGGGGACATGGGAGCTGGAAAAACGAGTCTGGTACTGAGATTTGTCAAAGGCCAATTCCATGAGTACCAG GAATCCACTATCGGCGCAGCCTTCTTTACTCAGGTCTTGTCACTGAACGAAGCGACCGTGAAGTTTGATATATGGGATACTGCTGGGCAGGAAAGATATCACAGCTTGGCTCCAATGTACTATCGAGGTGCTGCTGCGGCTGTCGTTGTCTATGACCTTACTAGCATG GACTCATTTCAACGGGCCAAAAAATGGGTTCAAGAATTGCAGAGACAAG GGAATCCCAAGTTAATAATGTTCCTGGTGGCAAACAAGGCAGACCtgaatgagaagaggcaagtgCATAATGAG GAAGGCGAGCAATATGCTAAGGAAAATGGTTTGTCTTTTCTTGAAACATCAGCAAAGACTGCACAGAATGTCAATGAGCTTTTCTATGAGATAG CAAAGAGAGTTGCAAAAGCTACTCCTTCACGACCGACTGGAATGAAGCTGCAGAGACAAGAAAGTCGAAGAAGCTTATTTTGTTGCTCGGTGTGA